Proteins found in one Elephas maximus indicus isolate mEleMax1 chromosome 11, mEleMax1 primary haplotype, whole genome shotgun sequence genomic segment:
- the LOC126086318 gene encoding interferon lambda-3-like, translating to MAVGCQLALMLMATMLTMTEAIPTPTPSGALLDARDCHIGQFKSLSPQQLQAFKRAKDAFVLTSTLALYEESLLLKNWSCSSRLFPRTWDLRQLQMRECPVALEAELALTVKVLGTVADSALGAVPDQALHTQHHIHSKLRACDPAQPTAGPRPRGCLHRWLHRLQEATKMESRGCLEDSVMYNLFRLLTQNLKYIASRNQCV from the exons ATGGCTGTGGGCTGCCAGCTGGCACTGATGCTGATGGCCACTATGCTGACCATGACAGAAGCAATTCCCACTCCCACACCCAGTGGGGCCCTCCTGGATGCAAGGGACTGCCACATTGGCCAGTTCAAGTCTCTGTCCCCACAGCAGCTGCAGGCCTTCAAGAGGGCCAAAGATGCCTTTGT GCTAACCTCTACCCTTGCTCTCTACGAAGAGTCTCTCTTGCTGAAGAACTGGAGCTGCAGCTCCCGTCTCTTCCCTAGGACCTGGGACCTGAGGCAGCTACAGATGA GGGAGTGCCCTGTGGCCTTGGAAGCTGAGCTAGCCTTGACAGTAAAGGTCCTGGGGACCGTGGCTGACTCAGCCCTGGGGGCCGTCCCAGACCAGGCCCTTCACACGCAGCACCACATCCACTCCAAGCTCAGGGCCTGT GACCCGGCTCAACCCACAGCAGGTCCCAGACCCAGGGGCTGCCTCCACCGCTGGCTGCACAGGCTCCAGGAGGCCACAAAGATG GAGTCCCGAGGCTGCCTCGAGGACTCTGTCATGTACAACCTTTTCCGCCTCCTCACACAGAACCTGAAATATATCGCCAGCAGGAACCAGTGTGTCTGA
- the LOC126085307 gene encoding delta(3,5)-Delta(2,4)-dienoyl-CoA isomerase, mitochondrial-like yields the protein MAVASAVALAAASRGLRGLMLRRLLAPTQPGLTCSCRPLSSPAQDEASRAAPVEAPGHSYQSLRVTSGPGHILHVQINRPEKRNAMNKAFWSEMVECFNKISEDADCRTVVISGEGKMFTSGIDLMDVAPVLLQPQGDDAARRSWYLRKIIRRYQETFSVIEKCPKPVIAAIHGGCIGAGVDLITACDIRYCAQDAFFQVKEVDIGLAADVGTLQRLPRVIGSQSLVNELAFTARRMMADEALSSGLVSRVFPDKEATLDAAFTLAAEISSRSPLAVQGTKVNLVYARDHPVAAGLEFVHNWNMSMLQTDDVLKSVQAAMEKKDLKSVTFSKL from the exons ATGGCGGTGGCGTCGGCGGTGGCGTTGGCGGCGGCTTCTCGCGGACTCCGGGGTCTGATGCTGCGGC gGCTTTTGGCCCCCACCCAGCCAGGTCTCACATGTAGCTGTCGCCCCTTGAGCTCCCCTGCACAAGATGAGGCCTCCAGAGCAGCCCCCGTCGAGGCGCCAGGCCACAGCTATCAGTCTCTTCGGGTGACATCCGGCCCAGGACACATTCTGCATGTGCAGATAAACCGACCTGAGAAGAGGAATGCCATGAACAAGGCCTTCTGGAG CGAGATGGTGGAATGTTTCAACAAGATATCAGAGGATGCCGACTGTCGCACTGTGGTGATCTCTGGTGAAGGAAAAATGTTTACTTCAG GTATCGACCTCATGGACGTGGCTCCAGTGCTCCTGCAGCCCCAAGGGGACGACGCGGCCCGCAGAAGCTGGTACCTCCGTAAAATCATCCGCAGATACCAGGAGACTTTCAGTGTCATCGAGAAG TGCCCCAAGCCTGTCATTGCAGCCATCCATGGGGGCTGCATCGGTGCAG GTGTGGACCTCATCACTGCCTGTGACATCCGCTACTGTGCCCAGGACGCATTCTTCCAGGTGAAG GAGGTGGACATCGGTCTGGCAGCCGACGTGGGAACCCTGCAGCGTCTGCCCCGGGTCATCGGGAGCCAGAG CCTGGTCAACGAGCTGGCCTTCACCGCCCGCAGGATGATGGCTGACGAGGCCCTGAGCAGCGGGCTGGTCAG TCGGGTGTTCCCAGACAAGGAGGCCACGCTCGACGCGGCCTTCACGCTGGCAGCCGAGATTTCCAGCAGGAGCCCCCTGGCGGTGCAGGGCACGAAGGTCAACCTGGTCTACGCCCGCGACCACCCGGTGGCTGCCGGCCTCGAGTTCGTG CACAATTGGAACATGAGCATGCTGCAGACCGATGACGTCCTGAAGTCTGTCCAGGCCGCGATGGAGAAGAAGGATCTGAAAAGCGTCACCTTCTCCAAGCTCTGA